In Ictidomys tridecemlineatus isolate mIctTri1 chromosome 16, mIctTri1.hap1, whole genome shotgun sequence, a single genomic region encodes these proteins:
- the LOC101961235 gene encoding AN1-type zinc finger protein 5 gives MAQETNQTPGPMLCSTGCGFYGNPRTNGMCSVCYKEHLQRQQNSGRMSPMGTASGSNSPTSDSASVQRAEASLNNSEGAAGSTSEKSRNVPVAALPVTQQLTEMSISREDKIITPKTEVSEPVVTQPSPSVSQPSTSQSEEKAPELPKPKKNRCFMCRKKVGLTGFYCRCGNLFCGLHRYSDKHNCPYDYKAEAAAKIRNENPVVVAEKIQRI, from the exons ATGGCTCAGGAGACTAACCAGACCCCAGGGCCCATGCTGTGTAGTACAGGATGTGGCTTTTATGGAAATCCTAGGACAAATGGAATGTGTTCTGTTTGCTACAAAGAACATCTTCAGAGGCAACAGAATAGTGGCAGAATGAGCCCAATGG GAACAGCCAGTGGTTCCAACAGTCCTACCTCAGATTCTGcatctgtacagagagcagaggctagctTAAACAACTCTGAAGGTGCTGCTGGCAGCACatctgaaaaatcaagaaatgtgcCTGTGGCTGCCTTGCCTGTAACTCAGCAATTGACAGAAATGAGCATTTCAAGAGAGGACAAAATAATTACCCCGAAAACAGAGGTGTCAGAGCCAGTTGTCACTCAGCCCAGTCCATCAGTTTCTCAGCCCAGTACTTCTCAAAGTGAAGAAAAAGCTCCTGAGTTACCCAAACCAAAGAAGAACAGATGTTTCATGTGTAGAAAGAAAGTTGGCCTTACAGGATTTTACTGCCGATGTGGGAATTTGTTTTGTGGACTTCACCGTTACTCTGACAAGCACAACTGTCCATATGATTACAAAGCAGAAGCTGCAGCAAAAATCAGAAACGAGAATCCAGTTGTTGTGGCTGAAAAAATCCAGAGAATATAA